The Mycolicibacterium insubricum DNA segment TGTCGGTGGGCTGGCTGGTCCGCCGGCTGGAGGGCGACCGCGAGGTCATCGACTGCGCCGGCGGCGGCAACCCGTGCCCCCTGGTCCCCGGCTGCCGGCTGCGCCGCGCACTGTCCGCCGCCAAGGAAGCCTTCTACGCCGAACTCGACCGCTACACCGTCGGCGACCTGGTGGCCGGCGCACCGCTGCCCGTGGTCTCTCCGCTGGTGGGAGCGCTGCCGCTACCCGGGCCGACGGCGCGGTTCGGGTGACGGACCCGGAAGCACAAGACCTGCAACACAGCTGAAAACAGAACACCAAAACAGAAGATCAACGAAAGGATCCGCCATGACCACCGCAGCCAAACCGCTCGAGCTGTCGCCGCAGCACGCCGAGGTCGTCGCCGCGACACTGCCTCTGGTGGGCGCGCACGTCGGCGAGATCACCAGCTGCTTCTACGGCCGGATGTTCGGTGCGCGCCCGGAGCTGCTGCGCAACCTGTTCAACCGGGGCAACCAGGCCCAGGGCGCCCAGCAGCGGGCGCTGGCCGCCTCCATCGCTACCTTCGCCACCCACCTCGTCGACCCGGATCTGCCGCACCCGGCCGACATGCTGGGCCGGATCGCGCACAAGCACACCTCGCTGGGCATCGTCGCCGAGCAGTACCCGATCGTGCACGAGCACCTGTTCGCCGCGATCGTCGAGGTGCTGGGCGCCGACGTCGTCACCGCGGAGGTCGCCGAGGCCTGGGACCGGGTGTACTGGATCATGGCCGACACCCTCATCGCGCTGGAAAACGATCTGTACCGGGGTGCCGGTGTGGACGCCGGCGACGTGTACCGCCG contains these protein-coding regions:
- a CDS encoding RrF2 family transcriptional regulator; the protein is MQLTRFTDLGLRAMMLLASGEARDQRVTTRGLALAADASENHTAKAVSRLAELGLVNTRRGRTGGLELTPEGREVSVGWLVRRLEGDREVIDCAGGGNPCPLVPGCRLRRALSAAKEAFYAELDRYTVGDLVAGAPLPVVSPLVGALPLPGPTARFG